The following are from one region of the Gambusia affinis linkage group LG02, SWU_Gaff_1.0, whole genome shotgun sequence genome:
- the LOC122844221 gene encoding ubiquitin-conjugating enzyme E2 Q2-like: MSVSGLKAELKFLESIFDPNHERFRIIDWKPDELSCQFNVTGEKLLIIHCNITESYPSTPPIWFVDSDDPSLAQVLERLEDVRKGSTLLLQQLKKLICDLCRLYNLPQHPDVEMLDQPLPAGPVGQQDRKHGTEEVTSEEEEEEEMGEDIEDLDHYEMKEEEPVDGKKSEDDGIEKENLAILEKIRKNQRQDHLNGAVSGSVQASDRLMKELREIYRSQSYKTGIYSVELVNDSLYEWHVKLRTVDPDSPLHSDLQVLKEKEGMDYILLNFSYKDNFPFDPPFVRVVSPVLSGGYVLGGGALCMELLTKQGWSSAYSIESVIMQINATLVKGKARVQFGANKNQYNLARAQQSYKSLVQIHEKNGWYTPPKEDG; this comes from the exons ATGTCGGTGTCGGGGCTGAAGGCCGAGCTGAAGTTTTTGGAGTCCATTTTTGATCCAAACCACGAACGATTCAGGATAATTGATTGGAAGCCCGACGAACTGAGCTGCCAGTTTAATGTGACTGGAGAAAAGTTGCTAATTATCCACTGTAACATTACG gaatcaTATCCATCTACGCCACCAATATGGTTTGTGGACTCTGACGACCCGAGCTTGGCACAGGTTTTAGAGAGGCTGGAAGATGTGAGAAAAGGAAGCACCCTG CTTTTGCAACAGTTAAAAAAGCTGATTTGTGACCTTTGTCGGTTGTACAACCTTCCTCAACATCCGGATGTGGAGATGCTAGATCAGCCTCTGCCTGCAGGACCTGTGGGACAACAAGACCGAAAG cATGGGACGGAGGAGGTCACatctgaagaggaagaggaggaagagatggGGGAA GACATTGAGGACCTGGATCACTATGAAATGAAAGAGGAGGAGCCTGTTGATGGGAAGAAATCCGAGGACGATGGCattgagaaagaaaatctgGCAATCCTTGAGAAGATCCGAAAGAACCAGAGACAAGACCacctaaat GGAGCTGTGTCTGGTTCAGTACAAGCCTCTGACCGCCTGATGAAGGAACTTCGAGAAATATATCGGTCTCAGAGTTATAAGACTG GGATTTATTCAGTTGAGCTTGTCAATGACAGCCTGTACGAATGGCACGTTAAACTGAGAAC GGTGGATCCAGATAGCCCTTTACACAGTGATTTGCAAGTCTTAAAGGAGAAGGAAGGAATGGactacattttattaaatttctcaTATAAA GATAATTTCCCCTTTGATCCACCTTTTGTCCGAGTAGTTTCCCCTGTGCTTTCCGGAGG TTACGTCCTTGGAGGAGGTGCCCTTTGCATGGAACTTCTCACCAAGCAG GGTTGGAGCAGTGCCTATTCCATTGAGTCTGTCATCATGCAGATCAATGCCACTTTAGTCAAAGGAAAAGCCAGAGTGCAGTTTGGAGCCAACAAA AACCAGTACAATCTTGCCAGAGCACAGCAGTCCTACAAATCCCTGGTTCAGATTCATGAAAAGAATG gCTGGTACACACCCCCGAAGGAGGATGGCTAA